One genomic region from Curtobacterium sp. 9128 encodes:
- the pstB gene encoding phosphate ABC transporter ATP-binding protein PstB — MSKRIEVDGLNVYYSKFKAVEGVDMTIEPRTVTAFIGPSGCGKSTFLRTLNRMHEVIPGAYVEGSVKVDGDDLYAPGVDPVIVRRQVGMVFQRPNPFPTMSIKDNVLAGVKLNNKRISKSEADDIVERSLQGANLWNEVKDRLDKPGMGLSGGQQQRLCIARAIAVQPDVLLMDEPCSALDPISTLAIEDLIEELKKEFTIVIVTHNMQQASRVSDKTAFFNIAGTGAPGKLIEFDDTATMFSNPSVQATEDYVSGRFG, encoded by the coding sequence GTGTCCAAGCGCATCGAGGTCGACGGCCTCAACGTCTACTACTCGAAGTTCAAGGCGGTCGAGGGCGTCGACATGACGATCGAGCCCCGCACCGTCACCGCGTTCATCGGCCCGTCCGGTTGCGGCAAGTCCACGTTCCTCCGCACGCTCAACCGCATGCACGAGGTCATCCCCGGCGCGTACGTCGAGGGCTCCGTGAAGGTGGACGGCGACGACCTCTACGCACCCGGCGTCGACCCGGTCATCGTCCGGCGTCAGGTCGGCATGGTGTTCCAGCGCCCGAACCCGTTCCCCACGATGTCCATCAAGGACAACGTGCTCGCGGGCGTGAAGCTCAACAACAAGCGCATCTCGAAGTCCGAGGCCGACGACATCGTCGAGCGTTCCCTGCAGGGCGCGAACCTCTGGAACGAGGTCAAGGACCGCCTCGACAAGCCCGGCATGGGCCTGTCCGGCGGTCAGCAGCAGCGTCTCTGCATCGCGCGGGCGATCGCCGTGCAGCCCGACGTGCTCCTGATGGACGAGCCGTGCTCGGCGCTCGACCCGATCTCCACGCTCGCGATCGAGGACCTCATCGAGGAGCTGAAGAAGGAGTTCACGATCGTGATCGTGACCCACAACATGCAGCAGGCCTCGCGCGTGAGCGACAAGACGGCGTTCTTCAACATCGCCGGCACGGGAGCTCCCGGGAAGCTCATCGAGTTCGACGACACGGCGACGATGTTCTCGAACCCGTCCGTGCAGGCCACCGAGGACTACGTCTCCGGCCGCTTCGGGTGA
- a CDS encoding anti-sigma factor → MTERHDDPALLTGAYALDALSDAERREVEAALAEFPELRAEADSLSETARALAYAVEPIEPPASLKASLMAAIQTTPQVAPDTGRAAQSVPATVQEAPIASVTDVTSGGGSASAAARRRWFQRPAAMLGAAAAVGVVFLGVGLGAGGAIFGQDSGPGTSASQAASGLDQIYAAADFKRSTSPVTGGGSATVVWSDQLGKSAVILDGVAAAPKDKTYQLWYIGSEASGGTIESAGLMNDVDGGVRSAVLSGAKSAGAAVGITVEPAGGSKQPTTTPIVAVPTA, encoded by the coding sequence ATGACCGAACGACACGACGATCCCGCACTCCTCACGGGTGCGTACGCGCTCGACGCGCTGAGCGACGCCGAGCGACGCGAGGTCGAAGCGGCACTCGCCGAGTTCCCCGAACTCCGTGCGGAGGCCGACTCGCTCTCCGAGACCGCCAGGGCTCTGGCCTACGCGGTCGAGCCGATCGAGCCGCCGGCATCCCTCAAGGCCTCGCTGATGGCCGCGATCCAGACCACGCCGCAGGTCGCTCCCGACACCGGTCGGGCCGCGCAGTCGGTCCCCGCCACCGTCCAGGAGGCTCCGATCGCCTCCGTCACGGACGTCACCTCCGGGGGTGGCTCGGCCAGTGCCGCGGCTCGCCGTCGGTGGTTCCAGCGTCCGGCAGCGATGCTCGGTGCTGCTGCTGCGGTCGGTGTCGTGTTCCTCGGCGTCGGACTCGGCGCGGGTGGGGCGATCTTCGGCCAGGACTCCGGCCCGGGGACCAGCGCGTCCCAGGCGGCGTCCGGCCTCGACCAGATCTACGCCGCTGCCGACTTCAAGCGGTCCACCTCCCCGGTGACCGGCGGCGGCTCGGCCACGGTCGTGTGGTCGGACCAGCTCGGCAAGTCCGCCGTCATCCTCGACGGGGTGGCCGCTGCGCCGAAGGACAAGACCTACCAGCTCTGGTACATCGGCTCCGAGGCGTCTGGCGGCACGATCGAGTCCGCCGGCCTGATGAACGACGTCGACGGCGGTGTCCGCTCGGCCGTGCTGAGCGGTGCGAAGTCCGCCGGGGCGGCGGTCGGCATCACGGTCGAGCCCGCCGGTGGGTCGAAGCAGCCGACGACGACGCCGATCGTCGCGGTGCCCACGGCGTAG
- the sigK gene encoding ECF RNA polymerase sigma factor SigK translates to MLAIVERDTERWSSTEPVPSSPDSLLLRVAQGDQQAFSELYDELAGRVLGLITRLLKDRAQSEEVAQEVFLEVWQQAAKFDTTRGSASSWVLTMAHRRAVDRVRAAQASRDRDTKIGIRDFESGFDQVSESVEIRIEHERVSRALARLTEFQRQAVQMSYYGGYSHSEMAELLGVPIGTVKTRLRDGMIRLRDEMGVAS, encoded by the coding sequence ATGCTTGCCATCGTGGAACGCGACACCGAACGCTGGAGCTCGACCGAGCCTGTTCCGTCGTCGCCGGATTCCCTCCTCCTCCGCGTCGCACAGGGCGACCAGCAGGCCTTCTCGGAGCTCTACGACGAACTCGCCGGCCGCGTCCTCGGACTCATCACGCGCCTCCTCAAGGACCGTGCCCAGTCCGAAGAGGTCGCACAAGAGGTCTTCCTCGAGGTCTGGCAGCAGGCCGCCAAGTTCGACACCACCCGGGGCAGCGCCTCGAGCTGGGTGCTGACGATGGCCCACCGCCGAGCGGTGGACCGGGTGCGCGCCGCGCAGGCCTCCCGTGACCGCGACACCAAGATCGGGATCCGCGACTTCGAGTCCGGCTTCGACCAGGTGTCCGAGTCCGTCGAGATCCGGATCGAGCACGAACGGGTCAGCAGGGCACTCGCCCGCCTGACCGAGTTCCAGCGGCAGGCCGTGCAGATGTCCTACTACGGCGGCTACTCGCACAGCGAGATGGCCGAGCTCCTCGGGGTGCCGATCGGCACCGTGAAGACCCGTCTCCGCGACGGGATGATCAGACTGCGCGACGAGATGGGAGTGGCGTCATGA